One Thermococcus sp. M39 genomic region harbors:
- a CDS encoding DUF3467 domain-containing protein yields MSEESQIQKEQLIVIPQDEKFVETHVTAATINVLNDDSIVIEFLKPKISLVVKDGNAQYQGYFVSVARLIMTPATAKKLLNDLDKILQLYKSKQEQGEENEKI; encoded by the coding sequence ATGAGTGAAGAAAGTCAAATCCAAAAAGAACAACTCATTGTAATTCCTCAAGATGAAAAATTTGTGGAAACCCATGTGACTGCTGCAACAATAAATGTCCTAAATGATGATTCAATAGTAATCGAATTCTTAAAACCAAAAATATCCTTAGTTGTTAAAGATGGCAATGCCCAATATCAAGGATACTTTGTCTCAGTGGCAAGGCTCATAATGACCCCAGCAACAGCGAAAAAACTACTCAACGACCTTGATAAGATATTACAGCTTTACAAATCCAAACAAGAACAAGGTGAGGAAAATGAAAAGATATGA
- a CDS encoding nucleotidyltransferase domain-containing protein, protein MEVAKRFKRRHKKVFDVILYGSTTLGKEKPNDFDFMVITRKANDGERFDLAFEFREMLLDLGFLHEKLDVKAINLESLWDPNYLATPGIIISGFSLIRGKPVHELMNGEGYSLFNISVQRLNRTQRKKFNYALKGRSGKEGVLKELGGIFLAPWVVLVPIENTYRFREFLDYWEVEYEVYLMYGIKSMVKRL, encoded by the coding sequence ATGGAAGTAGCCAAGAGGTTCAAGAGACGGCACAAGAAGGTTTTTGATGTGATCCTCTATGGATCCACAACACTTGGGAAGGAGAAGCCTAACGATTTTGACTTTATGGTTATTACCAGAAAAGCCAACGATGGAGAACGCTTTGATTTGGCCTTTGAGTTTAGGGAAATGCTATTAGACTTAGGCTTTCTCCATGAGAAGTTGGATGTTAAGGCTATCAACCTGGAAAGCCTTTGGGATCCAAATTATTTGGCTACTCCGGGAATCATCATTAGCGGCTTTTCTCTAATCAGGGGAAAGCCGGTTCATGAGCTTATGAATGGGGAGGGTTATAGTCTCTTTAACATAAGTGTGCAGAGGCTGAACAGGACCCAGAGGAAGAAGTTCAACTACGCCCTTAAAGGGAGAAGTGGTAAAGAGGGCGTTCTCAAAGAGCTTGGAGGAATATTCTTGGCTCCTTGGGTGGTTTTAGTTCCCATAGAAAATACCTATAGGTTCAGGGAGTTCCTAGACTATTGGGAGGTAGAGTATGAGGTTTATCTAATGTATGGAATAAAGAGTATGGTCAAAAGGTTATAA
- a CDS encoding HNH endonuclease signature motif containing protein — protein MEMYNYSCAKCGYAYLEIHHKDRNPANNSLDNLVPLCKECHYYEHLGMKWPDVRLRLLEKLPSYDEKLKERVRWKLEYELDKEINELVSKIVNEIINRIHIPGSQLAMLNDEIEKIVMKEISKTVKDVSEELDIMASRLVNEISRPSKVKSIRVRIECDVFYDDNTNTKKEITETFDFQEVFQTENESVRGRKVRSLIRGILKEMLEDLREVLKMEDLMKEGIKIAITEEEIKRIIRWELKSEIRSRIRREAHERIENLLNEIEKELQEERERIVSNQ, from the coding sequence TTGGAGATGTACAATTATTCTTGTGCGAAGTGCGGGTATGCGTATCTTGAGATACACCATAAGGATAGGAATCCTGCTAATAATTCTCTTGATAACTTAGTTCCTCTTTGTAAGGAGTGCCACTACTATGAGCACCTTGGAATGAAGTGGCCAGATGTTAGACTTAGACTGTTAGAAAAGCTACCCTCATATGATGAAAAGCTGAAAGAAAGAGTGAGATGGAAATTAGAATATGAATTAGATAAGGAGATAAATGAACTCGTGAGCAAAATTGTTAATGAAATCATAAACAGGATCCATATTCCCGGTTCACAGCTGGCTATGCTGAATGACGAAATCGAGAAGATAGTCATGAAAGAAATTAGTAAAACAGTAAAGGATGTCAGTGAGGAGCTTGACATAATGGCCAGCAGGCTTGTAAATGAAATCTCTCGTCCCTCCAAAGTAAAATCCATCAGAGTTAGGATAGAGTGTGACGTGTTCTATGATGATAACACTAATACTAAGAAGGAGATAACAGAAACGTTTGATTTTCAAGAAGTCTTTCAGACAGAAAACGAATCTGTAAGGGGGAGGAAAGTAAGAAGCCTCATTAGGGGAATATTGAAGGAAATGCTAGAAGATCTTAGGGAAGTGTTGAAGATGGAAGATCTGATGAAAGAGGGAATAAAAATTGCGATAACAGAGGAGGAGATAAAGAGAATCATTAGATGGGAATTAAAAAGCGAAATTAGGAGCAGAATACGGAGAGAGGCACATGAGAGGATTGAGAATCTTTTGAATGAAATAGAGAAAGAATTGCAAGAGGAGCGTGAAAGGATAGTATCTAACCAATAG
- a CDS encoding CGP-CTERM sorting domain-containing protein has translation MKRVVVLFVALVLLPLSLAQEIHYLTWGGSAYDIGTAFIPYGDSVFMIGSSNSFGENRVGFIVKMTGGNLDFQKIIEGSDDIWIKGAVLWKDNIYLVGQIGSTAFDTLDAFIAKFDVDGNLEYFKTFGRSFNDEANDIAFDDEYLYVVGYTKPTGKTKEGFVAKLTADGNIVWFVQFGTGNTEAKAVAVSSEAVYVAGIDNNDIFVAKFSKDGEMEWAKIWVTDGREDVNDAVFDDVLYVSGSTGESLAFGDGFLLRIAPDGSLISGMNFGLGYQDDITTIIPNGTELILLGNTGNFEARNMDTFIAKFTREGELIWFGKFIGSGSDLIISAIMKESVLYVAGYTESPSWDFVIPNVSDVTKKTLYGTLKISWSNYKPRTSKVALASQSRSVRLLPVKGTLNAPQAGDAWFFTFGSKPKKETPTPTPITTTTTKTTTTPTKTTTTPSTTTTTTVITKTETETTTTPTTTTSSTPTTTTSSSTTTTTSEKGGICGPASFLVLFVGALLMKRRR, from the coding sequence ATGAAGCGAGTTGTTGTGTTGTTTGTTGCATTAGTTCTGTTGCCACTCTCATTGGCTCAAGAGATACACTACTTAACCTGGGGCGGGTCTGCTTATGACATTGGTACGGCTTTTATCCCCTATGGAGACAGCGTTTTTATGATAGGCTCAAGCAACAGCTTTGGAGAAAACAGAGTTGGCTTCATTGTAAAGATGACAGGAGGGAATCTTGACTTCCAGAAAATAATAGAAGGTTCTGATGATATCTGGATCAAGGGCGCAGTGCTTTGGAAAGATAACATTTACTTAGTTGGACAGATTGGCTCGACAGCGTTTGATACTTTAGATGCCTTTATAGCGAAATTTGATGTGGATGGGAATTTAGAATATTTCAAAACATTTGGCAGAAGCTTCAACGATGAGGCAAATGACATTGCATTTGATGATGAGTATCTGTATGTAGTTGGTTACACAAAGCCAACTGGAAAGACTAAAGAGGGATTCGTTGCAAAGCTGACGGCTGATGGGAATATCGTTTGGTTTGTTCAGTTCGGAACTGGAAATACAGAGGCAAAAGCTGTTGCAGTTTCTTCAGAGGCTGTATATGTTGCTGGCATTGACAACAATGATATATTCGTTGCAAAATTCAGCAAGGATGGAGAGATGGAGTGGGCTAAGATATGGGTAACTGATGGGAGAGAGGATGTAAACGATGCAGTTTTCGATGATGTTTTATATGTAAGCGGCTCAACGGGTGAGAGCTTGGCTTTTGGAGATGGATTTTTGCTTAGAATAGCCCCAGATGGTTCCTTAATAAGTGGCATGAACTTTGGACTTGGGTATCAAGATGATATAACCACGATAATCCCAAACGGTACTGAGCTGATACTGCTTGGCAATACGGGGAATTTTGAAGCGAGGAATATGGATACATTCATTGCAAAGTTCACCCGAGAGGGGGAATTGATATGGTTTGGAAAGTTCATTGGCTCTGGCTCTGATCTCATAATCAGCGCAATTATGAAAGAGTCTGTTCTCTATGTTGCGGGCTACACCGAGAGTCCTTCTTGGGATTTTGTAATTCCAAATGTGTCAGATGTTACCAAAAAGACCCTTTATGGGACACTTAAAATCTCATGGAGCAATTATAAACCAAGGACAAGCAAAGTTGCTCTTGCTTCACAGTCCCGCTCTGTTAGATTGCTTCCCGTTAAAGGAACACTTAATGCACCTCAAGCTGGTGATGCATGGTTCTTTACTTTTGGATCCAAACCAAAAAAAGAAACACCAACCCCTACACCTATCACAACCACCACAACGAAGACCACAACCACACCAACAAAAACGACCACTACACCCTCGACTACAACAACTACAACTGTTATCACAAAGACAGAAACTGAAACAACTACTACACCAACGACCACAACATCTTCAACTCCAACTACGACAACATCATCTTCTACAACAACCACAACATCTGAAAAAGGTGGAATATGTGGGCCGGCTTCATTTCTGGTGCTCTTTGTAGGAGCACTACTGATGAAAAGGAGGCGATGA
- a CDS encoding 4-phosphopantoate--beta-alanine ligase, with protein sequence MAEFKVPKSHPRYWSLYYRHKLEEALEKGILATAGLIAHGRGEAFDYLIGEKTIEPAEKAMKAAVAKLLLAEYPVLSVNGNVAALVPKETIELAKVLNAKIEINLFYRTEERVEAIAEALREIDPDVELLGINPTKRIPNLESERGKVDEKGIWKADVVVVPLEDGDRTEALVAMDKFVITIDLNPLSRSARMADITIVDNIIRAYPRMIEIAKELKKKPEEELKAIVDNYDNGKILSEVLLHMKNRLERLANQNIWRMKELPF encoded by the coding sequence ATGGCTGAATTCAAAGTACCTAAATCTCATCCCAGATATTGGAGCCTTTACTATCGGCACAAGCTTGAAGAAGCTTTGGAAAAAGGAATTTTGGCAACAGCTGGACTAATAGCCCACGGTAGAGGGGAGGCTTTTGACTATCTTATTGGTGAAAAAACCATTGAACCAGCAGAAAAAGCCATGAAGGCAGCGGTTGCGAAGCTTTTACTAGCCGAGTATCCAGTTCTCTCTGTAAATGGCAATGTTGCAGCATTAGTTCCTAAAGAAACTATTGAATTAGCAAAAGTCCTCAATGCAAAGATTGAGATAAACCTCTTCTACCGCACAGAAGAGAGGGTTGAAGCGATAGCAGAAGCATTAAGAGAAATTGACCCAGATGTTGAGCTTTTGGGCATAAATCCAACCAAGAGAATTCCAAATCTTGAAAGCGAGAGAGGAAAAGTTGATGAGAAGGGCATATGGAAAGCTGACGTTGTTGTTGTACCATTGGAGGATGGTGACAGAACTGAGGCATTGGTTGCAATGGACAAGTTTGTCATCACGATTGACCTAAATCCCCTTTCGAGGAGCGCCAGAATGGCAGATATCACAATCGTGGACAACATAATAAGAGCGTATCCGAGAATGATTGAAATTGCAAAAGAGCTGAAGAAAAAACCAGAAGAAGAGCTTAAAGCGATTGTAGACAATTACGACAACGGAAAAATCCTCAGTGAAGTTCTGCTTCATATGAAGAACAGATTAGAAAGGCTGGCTAACCAAAACATATGGAGAATGAAGGAGCTACCTTTCTGA
- a CDS encoding helix-turn-helix domain-containing protein, giving the protein MLEKEKEALAKRIAGEITLSSDPGKTMRKWREIFGISQTELAEYLGVSSSVISDYEGGRRKSPGASTIRKFVEALLEIDEKRGGNVIKAFSKTLGSEFPTSAILDIREFALPVTVKDIVDAVKGEIAANIDLLDRRIYGYTVVDSIQAILEMSSEEFLKLYGWTTERALVFTKVTTGRSPMIAIRVQGLKPAVVVLHGVKKLDELAVKIAEKERVPLVVSKVESESELIMNLRKLVEKREKEL; this is encoded by the coding sequence ATGCTTGAGAAGGAAAAGGAAGCTTTGGCTAAGAGAATTGCAGGGGAGATTACACTTTCTTCAGACCCCGGAAAAACCATGCGCAAGTGGAGGGAGATTTTTGGAATTAGCCAGACAGAGTTAGCTGAGTATTTAGGAGTTTCTTCTTCAGTTATTAGCGATTATGAGGGCGGTAGAAGAAAAAGCCCCGGCGCTTCGACAATAAGAAAGTTCGTTGAGGCTTTACTTGAAATTGACGAAAAAAGAGGAGGAAACGTAATCAAAGCTTTCAGCAAAACACTTGGAAGTGAGTTTCCAACTAGTGCCATTCTTGACATTAGGGAATTCGCTCTCCCTGTGACTGTAAAAGACATAGTTGATGCTGTTAAAGGAGAAATTGCTGCCAACATTGACTTACTTGATAGACGGATTTATGGATACACTGTTGTGGACAGCATTCAGGCAATCCTCGAAATGAGCAGCGAGGAATTCCTTAAGCTATATGGCTGGACAACAGAGAGAGCCTTAGTTTTCACAAAGGTGACAACTGGAAGGAGTCCCATGATTGCTATCAGAGTCCAAGGACTAAAGCCAGCCGTTGTAGTGCTACATGGCGTTAAAAAGCTTGATGAGTTGGCAGTTAAAATAGCTGAGAAGGAGAGAGTTCCATTAGTAGTCTCAAAAGTGGAAAGTGAAAGTGAGCTGATAATGAACCTAAGAAAACTCGTAGAAAAAAGAGAAAAAGAACTCTGA
- the bpsA gene encoding N(4)-bis(aminopropyl)spermidine synthase has translation MREIIEKVKAKTNIPVYERTIENVVSAVQASSDIWRIVDLSEEPLPLVVAVLETLKELGYVEFKDGVFLTENGKKLAEEYGIGKREDYTCPHCEGKTVDINAFSELLEQFKEIVKDRPQPKHEFDQAYVTPETTVARIILMHTRGDLENKEVFVLGDDDLTSIALMLSGLPKRIAVLDIDDRLTKFIEKTADEIGYSNIEIFTFDLRKPLPDYALRKFDTFITDPPETVDAIRAFVGRGIATLKGPGCAGYFGITRRESSLDKWRDIQKLLLNEFSVVITDIIRNFNEYVNWGYEEETRAWKLLPMKVKPTYNWYKSYMFRIQTLEGSKGYEEEIKDEDIYNDEEASTT, from the coding sequence ATGAGAGAGATTATCGAGAAGGTTAAAGCGAAAACAAACATTCCCGTTTATGAGAGGACGATAGAGAACGTTGTTAGCGCAGTTCAAGCGAGCAGCGACATATGGAGGATTGTAGATTTAAGTGAAGAGCCCTTACCTTTAGTAGTTGCAGTCCTTGAAACGCTGAAAGAGCTGGGCTATGTGGAGTTCAAAGACGGAGTATTTTTGACAGAGAATGGCAAGAAACTTGCTGAGGAGTATGGAATCGGCAAGAGGGAAGACTACACATGCCCACACTGTGAAGGAAAAACTGTTGATATTAATGCCTTTAGCGAGCTCCTTGAGCAGTTTAAGGAGATAGTTAAAGACAGACCCCAGCCAAAGCATGAATTTGACCAAGCTTATGTGACCCCTGAAACTACGGTGGCGAGGATAATCCTCATGCACACGAGAGGAGATTTAGAGAATAAAGAAGTCTTCGTTCTCGGAGATGATGATTTAACGAGCATTGCCTTGATGCTCTCCGGCTTGCCAAAGAGAATAGCTGTTTTGGACATTGATGATAGGTTAACTAAGTTCATTGAGAAAACTGCGGATGAAATCGGCTACAGCAATATTGAGATTTTCACATTCGATTTAAGAAAGCCTCTACCAGATTATGCACTTAGGAAGTTTGATACATTCATAACAGATCCGCCAGAGACAGTTGATGCTATAAGAGCTTTCGTTGGCCGCGGTATCGCTACGCTCAAAGGCCCAGGCTGTGCCGGCTACTTTGGAATAACGAGAAGAGAGAGCTCCCTTGACAAGTGGAGAGACATCCAAAAGCTTCTTTTGAATGAGTTCAGCGTTGTCATAACTGACATAATCAGAAACTTCAATGAATACGTAAACTGGGGCTATGAAGAGGAGACAAGGGCTTGGAAGCTATTGCCAATGAAGGTTAAACCTACATACAACTGGTACAAGAGCTATATGTTCAGAATTCAGACTCTTGAAGGCTCAAAGGGCTACGAAGAGGAAATCAAGGATGAAGACATTTACAACGACGAGGAAGCTTCAACTACTTGA
- the hycI gene encoding hydrogenase maturation peptidase HycI, producing MLEDFLKGAEKVVICGIGNDVRGDDAFGVIVAEELKNRVKSDKVIILNCGEVPESYLGKIINENPTHVIFIDAVDFGGKPGEIVIADPEGTLGESFSTHKLPLKLLVGYLKQNINAKFILIGCQPKQLGLFVEMSEEVRKSAEKLVEILAQELEF from the coding sequence ATGCTCGAAGACTTCCTCAAAGGTGCAGAAAAAGTTGTAATCTGCGGCATCGGCAACGATGTTAGGGGAGATGACGCTTTTGGGGTCATAGTTGCCGAGGAGCTGAAAAACAGAGTAAAAAGCGACAAAGTTATCATCCTTAACTGTGGAGAAGTTCCAGAGAGCTACCTCGGCAAAATAATCAATGAAAACCCTACACACGTTATATTCATAGATGCTGTTGACTTTGGAGGCAAACCTGGAGAAATTGTAATTGCAGACCCAGAAGGAACTTTGGGGGAAAGTTTTTCAACCCACAAGCTTCCGCTCAAGCTTTTAGTTGGCTACTTAAAGCAGAACATAAACGCAAAGTTCATCTTAATCGGATGTCAGCCAAAGCAGCTGGGTCTTTTTGTAGAGATGAGTGAAGAGGTAAGGAAGAGTGCAGAAAAATTGGTTGAAATTTTAGCTCAAGAGTTGGAGTTTTAG
- a CDS encoding Mrp/NBP35 family ATP-binding protein has product MIDPRIKAIEARLEKVKRIIPVVSGKGGVGKSLVSTTLALALAEKGYKVGLLDLDFHGASDHVILGFEPKELPEEDKGIVPPEVHGIKFMSIVFYSEDKPTPLRGHEISDALIELLAITRWEDLDFLIIDMPPGMGDQFLDVLRFLKRGEFLVVATPSKLAVNVVKKLLELLKEQNLKIIGIVENMKLDDEKDIQKLAEEFGVPYLVSIPLYRDLDVKIGNVEELLKSEFAEKIREVAEKL; this is encoded by the coding sequence ATGATTGACCCAAGGATAAAAGCAATTGAAGCGAGGCTTGAGAAGGTTAAGAGGATTATCCCAGTCGTGAGCGGTAAAGGAGGAGTTGGGAAGTCATTGGTGTCAACAACTCTCGCTCTGGCTTTGGCCGAGAAAGGGTATAAGGTTGGCCTCCTTGACTTGGACTTCCATGGAGCAAGCGACCACGTGATTTTAGGATTTGAACCAAAAGAGCTTCCAGAAGAAGATAAGGGAATAGTTCCTCCAGAAGTTCATGGGATAAAGTTCATGAGCATCGTTTTTTACTCAGAAGACAAACCAACACCTCTAAGGGGACACGAGATTAGCGATGCTTTAATAGAGCTTCTGGCAATCACAAGATGGGAGGATTTAGATTTCCTAATCATAGACATGCCACCTGGAATGGGCGATCAGTTTCTGGACGTTTTGAGGTTCTTGAAGAGAGGAGAATTTCTGGTTGTTGCTACACCCTCAAAGCTTGCTGTAAATGTTGTTAAAAAACTGCTTGAACTCCTTAAGGAGCAGAATCTCAAAATAATTGGCATTGTTGAGAATATGAAATTGGACGATGAAAAAGACATTCAAAAGCTCGCTGAAGAGTTTGGAGTTCCATACTTAGTTAGCATTCCGCTTTATAGAGACTTAGACGTAAAAATTGGCAATGTTGAAGAGCTTTTAAAGAGTGAGTTTGCAGAGAAGATAAGAGAAGTTGCTGAGAAGCTCTGA
- the hypA gene encoding hydrogenase nickel incorporation protein HypA, which produces MHEWALADGIVRTAIEFARQQGKKKILGIRVVLGELQDVNEEILKFAINEIKRGTIAEEAEIEFVVEEAEFKCRNCGHVWKLKEVNNKFDERIKEDIHFIPEVVHVFLSCPKCGSRDFEVVKGRGVYVEAIKVEGEEQ; this is translated from the coding sequence ATGCACGAGTGGGCTTTAGCTGATGGGATTGTAAGAACTGCCATTGAATTTGCCAGACAGCAAGGAAAAAAGAAGATTCTCGGAATTAGAGTTGTCCTCGGCGAACTGCAGGATGTTAATGAAGAAATCCTCAAATTTGCAATTAATGAGATTAAGAGGGGAACAATAGCTGAAGAAGCGGAGATCGAGTTCGTGGTCGAAGAGGCCGAATTCAAGTGCAGAAACTGCGGCCATGTATGGAAGCTCAAAGAGGTTAATAACAAGTTTGATGAACGCATAAAAGAAGACATTCACTTCATTCCCGAGGTTGTCCATGTCTTTCTCTCATGCCCAAAATGTGGAAGCAGAGACTTTGAAGTTGTGAAGGGTAGAGGAGTTTATGTTGAGGCCATAAAGGTTGAGGGGGAAGAGCAATGA
- a CDS encoding ferredoxin family protein: MTEIPVIGEDILGRKIRDYSKIKWWEIDRKEIPWYPQIDYDRCIGCGLCFMTCSGRVVYDWDFEKMRPVVARPYNCMVGCDTCAKMCPRDAIIFPHIGVLRKYRDEALAVTKSRKKLEELRKRLEREGKV; this comes from the coding sequence ATGACCGAGATTCCTGTAATAGGTGAAGACATCTTAGGGAGAAAGATTAGGGATTACTCAAAGATCAAATGGTGGGAGATTGACAGAAAAGAAATTCCGTGGTATCCCCAAATAGACTATGACAGATGCATAGGCTGTGGTCTCTGCTTTATGACCTGCAGTGGAAGGGTTGTCTATGATTGGGACTTCGAAAAGATGCGTCCTGTAGTTGCTAGACCTTACAACTGCATGGTTGGTTGTGATACCTGCGCAAAAATGTGTCCTAGAGATGCAATAATTTTTCCCCATATAGGGGTTTTAAGAAAATATAGAGATGAGGCGTTGGCAGTTACGAAATCGAGAAAAAAGCTCGAAGAGCTGAGAAAGAGGCTCGAAAGAGAGGGCAAAGTTTAA
- a CDS encoding ATP-binding cassette domain-containing protein — MLCLQNITYEDKNRRIIENVNMTFRKGITYSILGPNGAGKSTIAYIIMGAIKPTGGKVLLDERDITELSITERAKLGITLLWQEPARYDGITLEEYLTLGGKLNVSESELRRVFEIVGLPYELYCHRFVDKSLSGGERKRIELASVLLLKPKYAILDEPDSGLDITASDLIDRTLEYLGKVGTTVILITHHEEIAKKTEFSYFVCGGKVVRKGFSEEVVEYYKRVCGKCPLLEGMSDGH, encoded by the coding sequence ATGCTCTGCTTACAGAACATAACTTATGAAGACAAAAACAGAAGGATTATTGAGAATGTGAACATGACGTTCAGGAAAGGCATCACGTATTCTATCCTTGGCCCAAACGGGGCTGGGAAATCAACCATAGCCTATATTATCATGGGAGCAATAAAGCCAACTGGAGGGAAAGTTCTGCTTGATGAAAGGGATATAACGGAACTAAGCATAACGGAGAGAGCTAAGCTCGGAATCACTTTACTCTGGCAGGAGCCAGCTCGCTATGATGGAATAACGCTCGAGGAATATCTAACCCTCGGAGGAAAGCTGAATGTGAGCGAAAGTGAGCTAAGAAGGGTTTTTGAGATTGTTGGATTGCCATATGAACTTTACTGCCACAGGTTTGTGGATAAGAGCCTCAGCGGAGGGGAAAGAAAGAGAATTGAGCTTGCATCTGTTCTTCTTTTGAAACCGAAGTATGCCATCCTCGATGAGCCCGACTCGGGATTGGATATAACTGCAAGCGACCTGATAGATAGAACCCTGGAGTACCTAGGAAAGGTCGGCACAACGGTGATTCTAATCACCCATCACGAAGAAATCGCGAAGAAGACCGAGTTTAGCTATTTTGTCTGTGGGGGAAAGGTCGTGAGAAAAGGATTTTCTGAGGAAGTTGTTGAATACTACAAAAGAGTCTGTGGGAAATGCCCACTTTTGGAAGGGATGAGTGATGGTCATTAA
- the tdt gene encoding tellurite-resistance/dicarboxylate transporter: MKISVKDFAPSWFASVMGTGALALVSLAYSSIIPALKSVAVGLTYLNTALFFILLVPWVLKWFKYKEDALKDLYHPVICHFYGTIAIALLVLSADYLLILKNLTLAKAFWLIGMPLTIFFAFLIPYLMFIQEKIDIKNVTPAWFIPPVGLIVIPLSGGALMNTFSGIWKEVMVFINYFAWGAGFFLYLALSAIVMHRFIAHEPLPCGIAPAIWINLGPIGAGTSTLYMLGKNSEFITMKEAFFALGLIFWGFGVWWFVMAVIMTLHYIRKLNLPYSLAWWAFIFPLGAYVSATHNVALAFGIGIIDSFGFALYWLLFALWLITGIKTLKHVFFS; the protein is encoded by the coding sequence ATGAAGATAAGCGTGAAGGACTTTGCACCCTCTTGGTTTGCAAGTGTTATGGGAACGGGAGCATTAGCCTTAGTTAGTTTAGCATATTCAAGCATAATTCCAGCATTAAAGAGTGTTGCAGTTGGATTGACATATTTAAACACAGCGCTTTTCTTCATTCTCCTAGTGCCTTGGGTTCTGAAGTGGTTCAAATACAAAGAGGATGCATTGAAAGATCTATATCACCCTGTAATCTGCCATTTTTATGGAACAATAGCAATAGCCTTGCTCGTTCTTTCAGCTGATTATCTACTGATATTAAAGAATCTCACACTTGCAAAGGCTTTCTGGCTGATAGGAATGCCTCTAACGATATTCTTCGCCTTTCTGATCCCATACCTAATGTTCATACAAGAGAAAATTGACATCAAGAACGTCACCCCAGCTTGGTTTATTCCTCCCGTTGGTCTTATCGTAATCCCCTTGAGCGGAGGAGCTTTAATGAACACGTTCTCTGGAATTTGGAAAGAGGTCATGGTATTCATAAACTACTTCGCATGGGGGGCTGGGTTCTTCCTTTATCTGGCTCTTTCCGCAATAGTCATGCATCGCTTCATAGCTCACGAGCCTTTACCCTGCGGAATTGCTCCAGCAATTTGGATTAATCTTGGCCCCATTGGTGCTGGAACTTCAACACTCTACATGCTCGGGAAGAATTCAGAGTTCATAACAATGAAAGAAGCCTTTTTTGCCCTTGGACTGATATTCTGGGGCTTTGGCGTCTGGTGGTTCGTTATGGCGGTGATAATGACACTCCACTACATCAGAAAGCTCAATCTGCCATACAGCCTAGCTTGGTGGGCATTCATATTTCCGCTTGGAGCCTATGTAAGTGCAACTCACAACGTCGCTTTAGCCTTTGGTATAGGCATAATAGACAGCTTTGGATTTGCCCTTTACTGGCTTCTCTTTGCTCTATGGCTGATAACGGGAATTAAAACCCTAAAGCATGTTTTCTTTTCTTAA
- a CDS encoding NifB/NifX family molybdenum-iron cluster-binding protein, which yields MRIAIPAKDSRGLESEICEHFGRAKYFVFVNIRNEKIENVEVVEVPFDEHSPGDLPGFIKDHGGEVVLAYGMGMKAMAYFQSLGIQVVTGAYGKIKDIVEAFINQALEVDKNWKEKIEQEKYRH from the coding sequence ATGAGAATTGCAATTCCAGCAAAGGACAGCAGAGGATTAGAGAGTGAAATTTGCGAACATTTTGGGAGAGCGAAGTATTTCGTCTTTGTGAATATTCGAAATGAGAAAATTGAAAATGTAGAAGTTGTTGAGGTTCCATTTGACGAACACAGCCCTGGGGATTTGCCAGGATTCATAAAAGATCATGGGGGAGAAGTTGTTTTGGCTTATGGCATGGGAATGAAAGCGATGGCATACTTCCAGAGCTTAGGAATACAAGTGGTTACAGGAGCATACGGAAAAATAAAAGACATTGTTGAGGCATTTATAAATCAAGCTCTTGAAGTAGATAAAAATTGGAAGGAGAAGATTGAGCAAGAGAAGTACAGACACTAA